CCTCGTAGGTCTCCTCCTCGCCGATGCGTTCGTAGCTGGAAGGCTCCGCCTTCACCTCATCGGGCTCGACTACCGTCTCCTCGAGGACCGGAAGGTGGCCGTAGAGCTCGTCGCGAGTCTTGCGCGAGGGCTTTGCCTTGCGCTCGTAGGACACCTTCTGCGGCGGCTCGGCCGCCTTGGCTTCCTCGAGCTTGCCCAGCAGGAGGTCGAGTTGGTTGAGGTCGACCTTCTCGGACTTGCCTCCGGCGAAGACCTGGCGGCGGAACCACGCGATCTGGGCCTCCAGCTCGGCTACGCGGCCTTTAAGCGTCGCGTTCTCGGCTAGGACTTCCTCTATCGGCGGCATCGCGTATCTGGATAGAGGATACGCGGTCCGGATCAACGATTTTCTTCAGCGTTCGTACCAGGCCTTGGCCATCCCGTCCTTGAGGTCTATGCCGCCGAGCAGCATCGACAAGGCCTCGCTCTTGAGCCGCAGCTTTCCGCTGGCGGCGTCGCTGGGCCTGGGCCAGGTGAAGCCGCCCTTCTCCAGACGCTTGGCCAGCACCCAAAGCCCGGTGCCGTCGAAGAAGAGTATCTTCAGGCGGTTGCGCCTCCTGTTGGAGAAGACGAACATCCCGCCCTGCAGCGGGTTTTCCTTGAGCTGGTTGGCGGCGACGGCGTAGAGCCCGTCGAAGCTCTTTCGCATGTCCACCGGCTCGACCGCCAGGAAGATGCGAACCGCGGAGGAAAAGCTCAGCAT
This window of the Pelagicoccus enzymogenes genome carries:
- the tnpB gene encoding IS66 family insertion sequence element accessory protein TnpB (TnpB, as the term is used for proteins encoded by IS66 family insertion elements, is considered an accessory protein, since TnpC, encoded by a neighboring gene, is a DDE family transposase.); the protein is MLSFSSAVRIFLAVEPVDMRKSFDGLYAVAANQLKENPLQGGMFVFSNRRRNRLKILFFDGTGLWVLAKRLEKGGFTWPRPSDAASGKLRLKSEALSMLLGGIDLKDGMAKAWYER